In Jannaschia sp. M317, a single genomic region encodes these proteins:
- a CDS encoding condensation domain-containing protein: protein MTETQNTPAPAGDMVAEFPLSAAQTRCWIIDQAMPGNVILNVAVRWQLTGPLRSDELEAAFHRVIDRHEVLRTSFHDTDAGPVQRVHETVPFQLATVDLRPVPEADQPARVDAIAREVAARPFDLSQPGLIRATLIRLTQDRAILCYVIHQSCFDGFSIKVLGREIGSALAGIDLPELELQYGDYTLWQKDYFDSGALDEDLAYWRDTLADAPYFEVPTDAPRPLRKDGVVHHVTTDLPDGFGDRLTRAAQTLGVSKFALGTAIFSAALHRVTGAEDVLFGTQIAGRMDEALEPLIGVFINNLVLRTRPTADTALAQHIARARPVVEGALIHQQAPFNKLVETLNPPRDPSRTPLISINFNLQSVFMETADYGGISMKSVPSHAPGALYDLDMAVMERPTGWQITLEYAAELFTEDSARQIVETVVNCFDAAFDAPETPLGQIPMSGPLRRAASERSEDRDRALALVENRLTAHPMVAEAVALSHDGGAYGFVVPGDTGAFPLEQLPEAILADLSESGLTGISVVAALPRSSTGTPNRSALRIPAGRKAAPADDGLTRETLTALRADWAELLDTRDVSSTAHFFDLGGHSLLVLRMIARLRDRWGVALDLAEVYENPVLGDFARIVAARRAPAMTGAPVSDPSLLRLRKEGTGQPFIAVNNAATALAISTLPGQDRPVSVVRLPEDRMDIGTQADFLDVAEMYAEQVRRLQAEGPYLLYGNCVHGNLALETARLLVADGAPARVMMKDVWEPGFSQQVHRDPRLRKQDRNHSLKLRLKYWREGEMSTAALLGSYGIFHRTGALRALHALRLIDHAQKTDLEAGQEAFIIEMSRARDRYRPAPVTFPVLHIVTDASPSGPLWKPSLGWEDVMAESQLQTVHFDRVYISRDRRIGVEDMGTAMENWLAGGV, encoded by the coding sequence ATGACCGAGACACAGAACACGCCCGCCCCCGCCGGGGACATGGTCGCGGAATTCCCGCTGAGCGCGGCACAAACCCGGTGCTGGATCATCGACCAGGCGATGCCGGGCAACGTGATCCTGAACGTCGCGGTGCGCTGGCAATTGACCGGGCCCCTGCGCTCGGACGAGCTGGAGGCGGCGTTTCACCGGGTCATCGACAGGCACGAGGTTCTGCGCACCTCGTTTCACGACACCGACGCGGGGCCTGTGCAGCGGGTCCACGAAACCGTGCCCTTCCAACTGGCCACCGTCGATCTGCGCCCGGTGCCCGAGGCGGATCAACCCGCCCGCGTCGACGCCATCGCCCGCGAGGTGGCGGCGCGGCCCTTTGATCTGTCGCAGCCCGGCCTGATCCGGGCCACCCTGATCCGCCTGACCCAGGACCGTGCGATCCTGTGCTATGTCATCCACCAAAGCTGTTTCGACGGGTTTTCGATCAAGGTGCTGGGCCGCGAAATCGGCTCGGCGCTGGCGGGCATCGACCTGCCGGAGCTGGAGCTGCAGTACGGCGATTACACCCTGTGGCAGAAGGATTACTTCGACAGCGGTGCCCTGGACGAAGATCTGGCCTACTGGCGCGATACGCTCGCCGATGCGCCATACTTCGAGGTGCCCACCGACGCCCCGCGCCCCCTGCGCAAGGACGGTGTCGTCCATCATGTGACGACGGATCTGCCCGATGGGTTCGGTGATCGGCTGACGCGGGCCGCGCAGACGCTCGGCGTGTCGAAATTCGCGCTTGGCACCGCCATCTTTTCGGCGGCCCTGCACCGGGTGACCGGGGCGGAGGATGTCCTGTTCGGCACCCAGATCGCGGGCCGCATGGACGAGGCGCTGGAGCCGCTGATCGGCGTCTTCATCAACAACCTTGTGTTGCGTACCCGGCCCACGGCGGACACGGCCCTAGCCCAACATATTGCCCGCGCCCGCCCCGTGGTCGAAGGCGCGCTGATTCATCAGCAAGCGCCCTTCAACAAGCTGGTCGAAACCCTGAACCCGCCGCGCGACCCGTCGCGCACGCCGCTGATCTCGATCAATTTCAACCTGCAAAGCGTCTTCATGGAGACGGCGGACTACGGCGGCATCTCGATGAAATCGGTGCCCAGCCACGCGCCCGGCGCGCTCTATGATCTCGACATGGCGGTGATGGAACGGCCGACCGGCTGGCAGATCACGCTGGAATACGCCGCCGAGCTGTTCACCGAGGACAGCGCCCGCCAGATCGTCGAAACCGTGGTGAACTGCTTTGACGCGGCCTTTGACGCGCCCGAGACGCCGCTGGGACAGATCCCGATGTCCGGCCCCCTGCGCCGCGCCGCAAGCGAGCGGTCGGAGGACCGCGACCGCGCCCTGGCCCTGGTGGAAAACCGCCTGACCGCGCACCCGATGGTGGCCGAGGCCGTGGCCCTTTCCCACGACGGCGGGGCCTACGGCTTCGTCGTGCCGGGCGACACCGGGGCGTTTCCGCTGGAACAGCTGCCCGAGGCGATCCTGGCCGACCTGTCGGAGTCCGGTCTGACCGGGATCAGCGTCGTGGCGGCACTGCCGCGCAGCAGCACGGGCACACCGAACCGAAGCGCCCTGCGCATTCCGGCCGGACGCAAAGCCGCGCCCGCCGATGACGGGCTGACCCGCGAGACGCTGACCGCGCTGCGCGCCGACTGGGCAGAGCTGCTGGACACGCGCGACGTGTCTTCGACGGCGCATTTCTTTGACCTGGGCGGTCATTCCCTGCTGGTCCTGCGGATGATCGCGCGGCTGCGCGACCGCTGGGGCGTGGCGCTGGACCTGGCCGAGGTCTATGAAAACCCGGTGCTGGGCGATTTCGCCCGCATCGTCGCCGCCCGCCGCGCGCCCGCAATGACCGGTGCCCCGGTCAGCGACCCATCCCTTTTGCGGCTGCGCAAGGAGGGCACGGGCCAGCCGTTCATCGCCGTCAACAACGCGGCCACGGCGCTGGCCATCTCCACCCTGCCGGGACAGGATCGACCCGTCTCGGTCGTGCGTCTGCCCGAGGATCGGATGGACATCGGCACCCAGGCCGATTTCCTGGACGTGGCCGAAATGTATGCCGAACAGGTCCGCCGCCTGCAGGCCGAAGGGCCCTATCTGCTTTACGGCAATTGCGTGCACGGAAACCTCGCGCTGGAAACCGCGCGGCTGTTGGTGGCCGACGGCGCCCCGGCGCGCGTGATGATGAAAGACGTGTGGGAGCCGGGGTTTTCCCAGCAGGTCCACCGCGACCCGCGCCTGCGCAAACAGGATCGCAACCACTCGCTGAAACTGCGGCTGAAATATTGGCGCGAGGGCGAGATGTCGACCGCCGCCCTGCTGGGCAGTTATGGCATTTTCCACCGCACCGGGGCGCTGCGCGCGCTGCATGCGCTGCGGCTGATCGACCACGCGCAAAAGACGGATCTGGAGGCCGGGCAGGAGGCGTTCATCATCGAGATGTCGCGCGCCCGCGACCGCTATCGCCCCGCG